The Cervus elaphus chromosome 12, mCerEla1.1, whole genome shotgun sequence genome includes a region encoding these proteins:
- the CCDC32 gene encoding coiled-coil domain-containing protein 32 isoform X2 — MKMFESIDSTTTRSGPDLWAEICSCLPHPDQEDSASNAFSDSFMDSYPAGTGQREAPHFAPQPAVKPWAPLQDSEVYLASLEKKLRRIKGLNQEVTSKDMLRTLAQAKKECWDRFLQEKLASEFFVDGLDSDESKLTQTQKMKMHRFLSH; from the exons atgaaaatgtttgaaagcaTTGACTCTACAACCACAAGATCTGGCCCAGATCTTTGGGCTGAAATCTGTTCCTGCCTGCCACATCCTGACCAAGAGGACAGTGCCAGCAATGCCTTCTCAGACTCCTTTATGGATTCTTACCCTGCAGGCACAGGCCAGAGGGAGGCCCCACACTTCGCACCACAGCCAGCTGTAAAGCCTTGGGCTCCCTTGCAGGATTCAGAAGTGTATTTAGCATCTTTAG AGAAGAAACTGAGAAGAATCAAAGGTTTAAATCAGGAAGTGACTTCCAAGGACATGCTTCGAACCCTGGCCCAAGCAAAGAAGGAATGCTGGGACCGGTTCCTCCAGGAGAAGTTAGCATCTGAGTTCTTTGTGGATGGACTTGATTCTGATGAGAG taAACTGACTCAAACACAAAAGATGAAGATGCACAGGTTCCTGAGCCACTAA
- the CCDC32 gene encoding coiled-coil domain-containing protein 32 isoform X1 — protein MKMFESIDSTTTRSGPDLWAEICSCLPHPDQEDSASNAFSDSFMDSYPAGTGQREAPHFAPQPAVKPWAPLQDSEVYLASLEKKLRRIKGLNQEVTSKDMLRTLAQAKKECWDRFLQEKLASEFFVDGLDSDESTLEHFKRWLQPDKVAISTEEIQYLIPPESQVEKPAPGDEPTAAEQ, from the exons atgaaaatgtttgaaagcaTTGACTCTACAACCACAAGATCTGGCCCAGATCTTTGGGCTGAAATCTGTTCCTGCCTGCCACATCCTGACCAAGAGGACAGTGCCAGCAATGCCTTCTCAGACTCCTTTATGGATTCTTACCCTGCAGGCACAGGCCAGAGGGAGGCCCCACACTTCGCACCACAGCCAGCTGTAAAGCCTTGGGCTCCCTTGCAGGATTCAGAAGTGTATTTAGCATCTTTAG AGAAGAAACTGAGAAGAATCAAAGGTTTAAATCAGGAAGTGACTTCCAAGGACATGCTTCGAACCCTGGCCCAAGCAAAGAAGGAATGCTGGGACCGGTTCCTCCAGGAGAAGTTAGCATCTGAGTTCTTTGTGGATGGACTTGATTCTGATGAGAG CACCTTGGAACATTTCAAGAGGTGGCTCCAGCCAGATAAGGTAGCCATCAGTACAGAGGAGATCCAGTATCTGATTCCTCCAGAGTCACAGGTTGAGAAGCCAGCGCCCGGGGATGAGCCAACAGCAGCAGAACAATAA